A genomic region of Arachis hypogaea cultivar Tifrunner chromosome 5, arahy.Tifrunner.gnm2.J5K5, whole genome shotgun sequence contains the following coding sequences:
- the LOC112802997 gene encoding protein BYPASS1-LIKE, with protein sequence MSAMMDDQGSSVMFIRGNQVHSMDGSSLELELETFQRQVTLRFLELAAVGNDDLLSLAWMRKLLDIFILCQDELRMIFFNHRAQVMKPPMDRIVSDFFERCVKALDLCNAVRDGIEQIKQCQRLLEIVLCALDQKRIIGEGQCRRAKKALADLANCMFDDKESSAYMALRNRSFGRNTTIKDLYQIHNQNSNYQHRSVGHFRSLSWSVSRNWSAAKQLQAIGNSLCPPKSNDLVATNGLAMPVYTMSSVLLFVMWALVAAIPCQDRRLQLHILIPRQFPWSAPLLSLHERIMEDSKKKERKNACGLLREIQQIEKCARVMNELVDTLQFPLAEEKGEEVRQRVQDLSHVLEALKDGLDPLERQVREVFHVIVRGRVGT encoded by the coding sequence ATGTCTGCAATGATGGATGATCAAGGTTCCTCTGTTATGTTTATCCGTGGAAACCAAGTTCACTCCATGGATGGTTCAAGCTTGGAGCTCGAGTTAGAAACCTTCCAGAGACAAGTCACGTTGCGGTTCCTTGAGCTGGCCGCAGTTGGAAATGATGATTTGCTTTCACTCGCATGGATGAGGAAGCTCCTTGATATCTTCATCTTATGCCAAGACGAATTGAGGATGATTTTCTTCAATCACAGGGCTCAGGTCATGAAGCCCCCAATGGACCGAATTGTTTCTGATTTCTTTGAACGCTGCGTGAAGGCCCTTGATCTCTGCAACGCCGTCCGTGACGGAATTGAACAGATTAAGCAGTGTCAGAGGCTGTTAGAGATTGTTCTATGTGCATTGGATCAAAAGAGGATCATTGGTGAGGGCCAATGCCGCCGTGCCAAGAAGGCTCTCGCTGATTTGGCTAATTGTATGTTTGATGATAAGGAATCTAGTGCTTACATGGCTCTTAGGAATAGATCCTTTGGTAGAAACACTACCATTAAGGATTTGTATCAAATTCACAATCAAAATAGTAACTACCAACACCGATCAGTGGGCCATTTTCGATCGCTCTCATGGAGCGTTTCGAGGAATTGGTCTGCTGCTAAGCAGCTCCAAGCAATTGGGAACAGCTTGTGCCCCCCTAAGAGTAATGATCTTGTGGCCACTAATGGCCTTGCTATGCCGGTTTATACGATGAGCTCGGTCCTGTTGTTTGTAATGTGGGCTCTTGTGGCTGCAATTCCATGCCAGGATCGCAGATTGCAGCTCCACATTTTGATTCCGAGACAGTTTCCTTGGTCTGCGCCGTTGCTGTCGCTCCATGAGAGGATCATGGAGGATTCCAAGAAGAAGGAGAGGAAGAATGCTTGTGGCTTGCTGAGGGAGATTCAACAGATTGAGAAATGTGCTAGGGTGATGAATGAGTTGGTTGACACTTTGCAGTTTCCATTAGCTGAGGAGAAAGGAGAGGAGGTTAGACAAAGAGTGCAAGATCTTTCACATGTTCTTGAGGCCCTCAAGGATGGATTAGACCCGTTGGAACGCCAAGTAAGGGAGGTGTTCCATGTAATTGTGCGCGGCCGAGTAGGGACTTGA